The Brassica napus cultivar Da-Ae chromosome C7, Da-Ae, whole genome shotgun sequence genome has a segment encoding these proteins:
- the LOC111208010 gene encoding U1 small nuclear ribonucleoprotein 70 kDa, producing the protein MESIFLPILDVVRLVTDQQTSKPMPSLTAYKQGDGKKIDGRRVPVDVERGRTVPNWRPRRLGSGLGTTRVPGEKITGEEEQKQQQPSQGRSSRSEEPRAREDREKSRDRGKEREREQSRERSHERSRDRPRESHREDKHHRDRGRERESRRAEEIETVVHGITIVTGVGKGKGSTRAASMTTMVGDLVREKRSMRGVGGSRGEVSQRKVVATTKGVDVQAIMMALGGTRR; encoded by the exons ATGGAGTCCATTTTTCTGCCAATTCTTGATGTG GTTCGTTTGGTGACTGATCAGCAAACCAGTAAACCCATGCCTTCATTGA CGGCATACAAACAGGGTGATGGAAAGAAGATTGATGGTAGAAGAGTGCCTGTTGATGTTGAGAGAGGCAGAACAGTCCCGAACTGGCGTCCTCGTAGGCTTGGTAGTGGACTTGGTACAACCAGAGTTCCTGGTGAGAAGATTACTGGCGAGGAggaacaaaaacaacaacaaccatcgcAAGGAAGGTCATCCCGCTCCGAGGAACCTAGAGCCCGTGAAGACCG TGAGAAATCTCGTGATAGGGGAAAAGAAAGGGAACGGGAGCAGTCTCGTGAAAGGTCTCATGAGAGGTCTCGTGATAGACCGAGAGAAAGCCATCGAGAGGATAAGCACCACCGGGACCGCggtagagaaagagagagcagGCGTGCAGAGGAGATAGAGACCGTCGTGCACGGGATCACGATCGTGACCGGAGTCGGAAAAGGGAAAGGGAGTACGAGAGCGGCGAGTATGACGACGATGGTGGGAGATCTCGTGAGAGAGAAACGGAGTATGAGAGGGGTGGGTGGAAGCAGAGGAGAGGTGAGTCAGAGGAAGGTCGTGGCTACTACGAAGGGCG